The Saprospiraceae bacterium genome includes a window with the following:
- a CDS encoding MerR family transcriptional regulator yields the protein MVAYSIKDLENLSGLKAHTLRIWEKRYGIISPRRTDTNIRYYEDTDLQKILNISLLNRKGYKISKIAGMSGDELKQKVAELTEVGVAFEDQVDSLMMAMFELNESKFNIILDHQIESKGFEHTMNDVVYPLLDKLSMMWIAGSIKSVHENFVSNLIKWKTIVAIDKLKVTIQHPGLKFLIYLPEAETHELSLHFLHFILKKYGAHVINLGSNVPLIDVLEGQNILNANYIFTIFNDSFADVPLQPYIDELSKNCGDAKILISGFQTVSQKITLAENVINISSIDKLKEFIENSKNID from the coding sequence ATGGTAGCATACTCTATAAAGGATCTGGAAAACTTATCGGGACTAAAAGCTCACACGCTGCGTATATGGGAAAAAAGATATGGCATCATCAGTCCTCGCCGTACCGATACCAATATCAGATACTACGAAGATACTGATCTGCAGAAAATATTAAATATTTCATTACTAAACCGAAAAGGATACAAAATATCCAAAATAGCGGGCATGTCGGGTGATGAACTGAAACAAAAAGTTGCAGAGCTAACAGAAGTTGGGGTAGCATTTGAAGATCAGGTTGACTCCCTGATGATGGCAATGTTTGAATTGAATGAATCAAAATTCAATATTATATTAGACCACCAGATCGAGTCGAAGGGTTTTGAACACACGATGAACGATGTAGTGTACCCGCTTTTAGACAAACTGAGTATGATGTGGATTGCCGGCTCTATCAAGAGTGTTCACGAAAATTTTGTCAGTAATCTTATAAAGTGGAAGACAATCGTGGCTATTGATAAATTAAAAGTGACCATTCAGCATCCCGGTTTGAAGTTTCTGATTTATTTGCCTGAAGCAGAAACGCATGAGCTAAGTTTACATTTTCTCCACTTTATATTAAAAAAGTATGGAGCTCATGTAATAAACCTAGGCAGTAATGTACCATTAATAGATGTGTTGGAAGGTCAGAATATTCTAAATGCCAATTACATATTTACTATCTTCAATGATAGTTTTGCAGATGTACCCCTTCAGCCGTATATCGACGAGCTTTCAAAAAATTGTGGTGATGCTAAAATTCTTATCTCCGGCTTCCAAACCGTCAGTCAAAAAATCACCCTTGCTGAAAATGTCATCAATATCAGCAGTATTGATAAACTGAAAGAATTTATAGAAAATTCTAAGAATATTGATTAA
- a CDS encoding YceI family protein — MSKFLKLTFLFITVSMIAVSCKNKPAGDAAGVGEAGDVSQTTGTVYTTDATLAKIAWEGSKPGGKHNGIISISEGSLTVTEGVVSGGTFTIDMNSINVADLEGKYKEDLEAHLKGTANEGKTDFFNVTQFPTAKFEITKVTELAGDAEGNALVYGNLTLLDVTKEVNFKATVSVSEDQVTVNTPPFTINRTDWGIKYGSKSFFDDLKDKFIEDNIGLSISLTAQKPAM; from the coding sequence ATGAGCAAGTTCTTAAAATTAACTTTTCTATTTATCACAGTTTCTATGATTGCCGTTTCTTGTAAAAACAAACCGGCTGGAGACGCTGCAGGTGTTGGTGAAGCCGGTGATGTATCACAAACAACCGGTACTGTTTATACAACAGATGCTACATTAGCTAAAATTGCATGGGAAGGTTCAAAACCCGGTGGAAAACACAATGGTATTATCAGTATTTCGGAAGGTAGTCTCACCGTTACGGAAGGAGTAGTTTCAGGGGGAACTTTTACAATTGATATGAATTCAATCAATGTTGCGGACCTGGAAGGAAAATATAAAGAAGACCTGGAAGCACACCTTAAAGGTACTGCTAATGAAGGAAAAACTGACTTTTTTAACGTGACACAATTTCCAACTGCGAAATTTGAAATCACTAAAGTAACAGAACTCGCTGGTGATGCAGAAGGTAATGCCTTGGTATATGGTAACCTTACTTTATTAGATGTAACAAAAGAAGTAAATTTTAAAGCTACGGTCTCTGTCAGCGAAGATCAGGTTACAGTAAATACTCCGCCATTCACAATCAACAGAACTGACTGGGGTATCAAATATGGTTCGAAATCATTTTTTGATGATTTGAAAGATAAATTTATAGAAGATAACATTGGTTTGAGCATATCTTTGACTGCTCAAAAACCAGCTATGTAA
- a CDS encoding sigma-70 family RNA polymerase sigma factor, protein MDWIRKIKTDENSALTEIYLLYRDECISWLQIEFTLDIQDASDVFQLSVVILYDNVITGKLTELSTDVKKYLYGIARNKSLELYREKKRLNIQDSNLLMNRYVQMENDSDIHEKEILENQISKMINCLHIMGDPCRSVLQLFYFNNMSMEEISYLMGYKNADTVKNQKYKCLKRLQKTFSEHIVINN, encoded by the coding sequence GTGGATTGGATCCGGAAAATCAAAACCGATGAAAACAGTGCCCTGACTGAAATTTATCTCCTTTACCGAGATGAATGTATTTCGTGGTTACAAATTGAATTTACATTAGATATTCAGGATGCATCAGATGTATTCCAATTGTCTGTTGTTATTTTATATGACAACGTAATTACCGGTAAACTTACCGAGCTCAGTACGGATGTTAAAAAATATCTTTACGGAATTGCCCGCAACAAATCACTCGAACTTTACAGAGAGAAAAAGCGTTTGAATATTCAGGATAGCAATCTACTTATGAATCGTTATGTTCAGATGGAAAATGATTCAGACATTCATGAAAAAGAAATTCTTGAAAATCAGATCAGTAAGATGATTAACTGCCTGCATATTATGGGAGATCCTTGCAGATCGGTCTTGCAACTTTTCTATTTTAACAACATGAGTATGGAGGAAATAAGCTATCTGATGGGCTATAAAAATGCAGATACTGTTAAAAATCAAAAATATAAGTGTCTCAAAAGGTTACAAAAGACGTTTTCTGAACATATAGTAATAAATAATTAA
- a CDS encoding CHAT domain-containing protein produces the protein MSILRQAENTFGTDRKASQLLFADVLKHISDARLYNYALFHIRLTDHFEGYFCQKTAAHMPDFKLSENDVLTDLLMTVDSVFLLESINGVRLAELSESFTEFPWIYGLSQMALGLHFKYYLHEHLTSLAYFNLAVNHLTKHPIGYTMTVYAIKESIQQAFHLREMLTAEASGQQALFYANFIPEDTISTVLSLVASGYSRVNDDTDFSKKQFRKAYELTKNSQYVFLHQEVLKYLSHYHFPEKSSDFELFLSLYKTSVHKYGDKMNLEKNLGQFEMMKNNPKAAIIHLEKALDYCNKLKRPDKAMKETILGYLKDACLSLGYFENAIVSSLAQINVSLSVPVCIECLYARFSDSLIQLPNAYIVANEMSQILRKRYHQKKNIEDLYIALKFSKLSIDYLALPHTTLEENKKITLVEYSKYIIDDCIELLYLLTTLTNEKQYLEDYLNYVEISKASILYGDDISLYQKYGIPDDIALKEYLIQEKIQHVQLNHSIRTDSLVVWQNELERIFQFYKFKYPDFFDEKLNKKKITIAEIQNRMGDCEAILSYNLTSDALFIFSITADNCKLIRKNIDSNLPEDIRKIQQTDFSESSLSKLKNGYTSLISEDLRAFDKLTIIPDGILNTISFEGLVSEFNENKVAYAIEKHNFSSIPSVMFYVNKSTNTYYFDHKSTAHFFAFSDPQTIKNQTGNIPELPGSYLECKSSASGFLNSKLYTGYQSTLPNFLKAYTDKSAQIVHLSVHGNAADQEKNNVLLLFRSKTKPNGIDTLFGYQLRKWRSPAKMIVLSACETGKGKILDQEGTFSIARAFIRNGAGIVISSLWKLDDVSTKTILKDFYKNSDIKDPSEKLRQAKLKYLRSGTYHHPFMWAGLVYSG, from the coding sequence GTGTCAATACTCAGGCAGGCCGAAAATACATTCGGAACAGACAGGAAAGCCTCACAATTATTATTTGCTGATGTTCTCAAACATATAAGTGATGCAAGATTATATAATTATGCCCTTTTTCATATCAGACTTACAGATCATTTTGAAGGCTATTTTTGTCAAAAGACCGCTGCACATATGCCGGATTTTAAGCTGAGCGAAAATGACGTATTAACAGATTTATTAATGACTGTGGATTCGGTGTTTTTGCTGGAGTCAATAAATGGTGTGCGATTAGCAGAATTATCAGAATCTTTCACAGAATTTCCGTGGATATATGGATTGTCACAAATGGCACTTGGACTACATTTTAAGTATTATTTGCATGAACATCTGACTTCGTTGGCTTATTTTAATCTGGCTGTAAATCATTTGACAAAACACCCTATTGGATATACCATGACTGTATATGCAATCAAAGAGAGTATCCAGCAGGCTTTTCATCTCAGAGAAATGCTGACAGCAGAAGCATCCGGTCAACAAGCACTTTTTTATGCTAATTTTATACCTGAAGATACAATTTCAACAGTACTATCGCTGGTCGCATCCGGATATTCCAGGGTTAATGATGATACCGATTTCAGCAAAAAACAATTCAGAAAAGCTTATGAACTGACAAAAAATTCTCAATACGTTTTCCTGCATCAGGAGGTTTTAAAATATCTTTCACATTATCACTTTCCGGAAAAATCATCTGATTTTGAATTATTTCTGTCACTCTATAAAACGTCAGTCCACAAATATGGAGATAAAATGAATCTTGAAAAAAATCTGGGGCAATTTGAAATGATGAAAAACAATCCGAAAGCCGCCATTATTCATCTGGAAAAAGCATTGGACTATTGTAATAAATTGAAAAGACCGGACAAAGCGATGAAAGAAACCATTTTGGGATACCTGAAAGATGCCTGTCTGAGTCTGGGATATTTTGAGAATGCCATTGTAAGCAGTCTGGCTCAGATTAATGTCAGCTTAAGTGTTCCGGTTTGTATTGAATGTCTGTATGCCCGGTTTTCAGATTCTCTTATTCAGTTGCCTAATGCTTATATAGTTGCCAATGAAATGTCTCAGATTTTAAGAAAAAGATATCATCAGAAAAAGAATATTGAAGATCTGTACATAGCTTTAAAATTCAGCAAATTATCGATAGACTATCTTGCATTGCCACATACGACACTGGAAGAAAATAAAAAAATTACCTTAGTGGAATATTCAAAATATATTATCGATGATTGTATCGAACTTCTGTATCTTTTGACCACACTTACAAATGAAAAGCAATATCTGGAAGATTACCTGAATTATGTGGAAATCAGTAAAGCTTCCATTCTGTATGGAGACGATATCAGTTTGTATCAGAAATATGGTATTCCGGATGACATTGCACTGAAAGAATATTTGATTCAGGAAAAGATTCAGCATGTACAGCTGAATCATTCTATCCGAACAGATAGTTTGGTGGTATGGCAAAATGAACTGGAAAGGATATTTCAATTTTATAAATTTAAATATCCTGATTTTTTTGATGAAAAACTAAACAAAAAGAAGATCACTATTGCTGAAATTCAAAATAGAATGGGAGATTGTGAAGCAATTTTAAGTTATAATCTTACTTCAGATGCCTTATTTATATTTTCAATAACTGCCGATAATTGTAAATTAATCAGGAAAAATATTGATTCAAATCTTCCGGAAGATATCCGTAAAATCCAGCAAACAGACTTCAGTGAAAGCAGCCTTTCAAAACTTAAAAATGGTTATACAAGTCTGATTTCTGAAGATCTGCGTGCCTTTGATAAATTGACTATCATACCCGATGGCATCCTGAATACAATCAGTTTTGAAGGATTGGTTTCGGAATTCAATGAAAATAAAGTCGCATATGCTATTGAAAAACACAATTTTAGTAGTATTCCGTCTGTGATGTTCTATGTAAATAAATCTACAAATACTTATTACTTTGATCATAAGTCAACTGCACACTTTTTTGCATTTTCTGATCCGCAAACGATCAAAAATCAGACAGGAAATATACCGGAACTACCCGGGTCATATCTGGAATGCAAATCCAGCGCATCCGGATTTTTGAATTCAAAACTATATACCGGTTATCAAAGCACCCTTCCCAATTTTTTGAAAGCTTATACCGATAAATCTGCTCAGATTGTTCATCTTTCGGTACATGGGAATGCGGCCGATCAGGAGAAAAACAACGTATTGCTGCTGTTCAGGTCGAAAACAAAACCAAATGGAATCGATACACTATTCGGATATCAGCTTCGTAAATGGAGGTCACCTGCCAAAATGATAGTCCTTAGTGCCTGCGAGACCGGAAAAGGAAAAATCCTGGATCAGGAAGGAACATTCAGCATCGCAAGAGCCTTTATCCGCAACGGTGCCGGAATTGTCATTTCGTCATTATGGAAATTAGATGATGTCAGTACTAAAACGATTCTGAAGGACTTTTATAAAAATTCAGATATAAAAGACCCTTCAGAAAAGCTGCGTCAGGCAAAACTGAAGTATCTCCGCTCCGGCACTTACCATCACCCCTTTATGTGGGCAGGATTGGTTTATTCGGGTTGA